From the Chanodichthys erythropterus isolate Z2021 chromosome 9, ASM2448905v1, whole genome shotgun sequence genome, the window ttagtCTCTATCGATCTAGTTTAAAGCAAATTTGAATGTATGGATTACAATGATATACGCTCCAAAAAGACTCCATGCCTCTCTCACGGCTGGCAGTTTTATGGGAGAATCGTGGAAGGGTTTTTCATCTTAGGATGGAAAGTATTTGACCTTGTTGGAAACTGCTGTGTAAGTGATAATGGACATGGAAAACAGAGGCTCATTCTTACATACAGAGTTTATTGTGGTATCAAAAGAAGACAAACATACAGCTGCTGTAGGGTTTGGGTCTTTTATTTATTCAGTTtggatatacatttttttttttcttaaattattttctcatcTGTTTGTCCAAAAGAAGACCATTAACTTGGGaatttatacaaaaatataaagagaaTTATGAGTGCCGTATGCCACATATACAACAGGAAAGTATTTTACAGAAACACAAATCATCGTGTTAGGAAATCAAAAGAAAATCCATCCTTTAGCGGAGATCATttgaaacaaatgtaaaaatgtgaaaatataaaacgtCTCCCTCGAATCTGCTTTCAACACATTATTAAAATTCCTCTATTATCAACTTATCAAATGTCCATCTTGTGTGAACCACTCCAACACACAGGAAGTGATTTATCAGACATGCCTGCCTTCCTGTAATTTCATCTCTTATCAACCCCTGatgagttttttgttgttgtcggTTTGATTTGTATCTTCAAAATCAATGTCATGGAATATATGTGCACTAGTTTACACTAAACTTTGTTCTTTTGGTTTGTACTGCCAAGCGTTTCCTCTCAAAACACACCCATATGTCATTACAGACCAAAACATACTTagtcattgttttttgttttttaaaatacaatattttcAGTCACCAGAGGATCCCTGTTATATAaaatctgattaaaaaaaaaataaaaataaaataatgaggCAAAATATCTAAAATTTACAACATCCATTTCAGCTTGTACAGAATTGAAACTGGATAGTCCAAACATAAGACAGATATAAAGTATGAACACCTCCATAATGCTTTACTGCTCAGTCAAAATCTCCCTCCCAATGTATTGCTGCATTATATTTCATTTCACATCCAAAAGAACAACAGCCAAatgttctctctcttttccaaGTGAAATGCATTCAATGGAGGTGACAGGAGCCCACTCTGATAATCTAGATTTTGGCTGAGACTAACTGGCACCACCAATGTCAGAAAATACTCGTTACCTTTGAAACCAAAAGTTATCTTACCATACAATCCGAAAGGCAGAAACTGTACAGTCTTCAGACCATGGTAATGTCAGGAGGTCAATGAACTTTATATCTATTCAAAGTCTCACAAATCCAACATTTGGCATTTCGAATCAAAACATGCCGTACTCTCTCATCTAACACATGCTCAGTCCAGTTATTTCAAATACAACATTCCATTTACGCTCTTCTGTTTCCTGCCATTCTGGGTGCAGCCCCTTTTTTTTTGCCACTGAATTTTGTGCAAGAAATTATTCCACGTTTTCTGAGGTacaaacagataaaaaaaactgaattttaCAGAATCTTTGGTCCAACCTTTCAAGTGCTCCTACTCGTTGATTTGCCCTTAGTCATACCAACACATTTACAgccaacaaaaaaagaaaagaaaaagaaaaaaatacttttcataaGTGCAACttaaatacagtttatattTTCTCTGCCAGTTCTCTGATAGTCTACAGCTGAATGCTAGTTAACTTTGTGCTGACTTTCTCATACACATAGGCTATAATGTGCTTATAGTCTTTGCATTTAGCTTTAATTGCAGTCACACACATGGTGAACTGTTTCCTGTTTTAGCATTTATAAGAATCAGCAATACTGAATAAGACGATAAACTCTAACTCTGTGTGTTCTTTACATTTTTCGGGGAATATCTGCATCATTttggcccagtttcacagacagggcttagactaagccaggattaagccttagttcagttaggatatttaagtagcttttataaacgtgccttagaaaaaaaccattactggtgtgcatcttgagacaaaacaattaCACTGACACATTGTAAGATATATCAGttcaagttgctttcagttcaaacagctcaaacatgcattttagcttaagccttgtctgtgaaacaagTAATTAAAATGGTAAAATAGTGAAAAGTCTTGCAGTTTTCTTGGAAAAAAGGTTCaataaggttctatatagaaccctagggttcttgactcaattttaaagaacaatttatgccaaaaaggttctataggCCTATAAGTAAAAGTGTCTTAAATaattgcataatactttcaAGTTTAATggttacttaatttttttttagcgataaagtatatttacaagctttttaattaaaacttcCATAAAATCTATATATCTAGCGCCTGAAAGTGCCTAATGGCtggcaggccattagatggcgatgaatcactatagactgaacatgttatgcgcatgtgcatgacgtcatggttttcacagattcacgtttttgttgtttacatggagaccgttttcaaaacacttgcactttttcaaaagtttgtgttttcagacCACCAAAACgatgttgtcgtgtaaacgaacggccaaaacgcataaaatgTTTTCCGTTTTTTGTTGAAAACGGCCCTAAGATtcaatatagaaccttttcttctaagagtatAGCTTACAACCTTATCAAATTACTATagccaaaaatataaaaatgttagtGAGGCATTAAAATGTAACCAAGCGAAATTCTAGTACCAGACAGATAATGACAGATAAAAGAGACTgtgatttcatttttaacattcttttgtgttccttgTAAATCTGCTGATCTTTCATTGGAATTCTGTGGGCACAGATTCCATGTGAGCTAATGAATCAGCAAACAACAGAAACTGTTTTGCCCCAAATGCTTTTCCCTCCACCTGACAGGTACAATTGGATATTGATCAGTTAATAATGATGTACATAAATACATCACTGACATGCGACACATGTAAAGACTGCACACACACAACTCAACCTCATCCCCACTATCAAGTACCAATGTCACCAGaagcaaaacaacaaaatggCCCTCACTGACTTTTCATTTCCTTTCTTTAGTCTCTTGCCATCCGTTTTGAATCAGGATTTTAGTAACTGAGTCCACGTACTTTCACTGTAGCTCTCTAACCAAAGggatcgtttttttttttttaattttgggaACGATAACAAACCTCTCGTGTGTCTCTCAGAGGTCTTCTGTGTAAATGATGCATGGACTGGCATCCTCGGTGGACTCCAGCCTAACTGTGGACACAAACCACCGTCGCCCGGCTGCGTTTCTGTTGCTGTTGTAGTTGAGCGTGGTGCGGTATGTATTCCGAGCGTGCTTGGGGAAAACGATGGCGGTGCTTTGGAAGTGTAGTGGCCTGTGCCTTGGCTCGAAGTGAACCTCTGATTTGTAGCTGCGCCACGTGCAGTTCTGGACGGCCACCACTGTCTCGCTGAAGGATGTGGCGGTCTGGACCTGGGCGCAGTACACCTGGTCACGAAAGTGTCTGTCTGAGGCGTACTTCACTGCAGAGTTGAACCTGACGAAGATCAACAGATATGAATTCAGCAGTCAAACATTACTCAACTAAGATTCAGGACAATATGGGAGGGATTGCTCAAAGTCTGAGACCATCTTAAAAATCATGGATTATTGAGTAagaaaataatgcaatatttcAGTTTCAGATTTTGCACTATTTCTAGGTCACTAGTAAGAAAATTTGTGACgttgatcatgtgactctgtaCAGTTTCTCAGATGTTCTTCTGGTGAAGCTGAAAAGCTCTTTCTCAAAACCTGCTGCAGAACATGATCAGGTTTTACACAAACTTGTGGAGTTTGTGCAGCTCAAGCGATGCTGTTGTTAAAGCAACAGTGATACAAACTAAATAATTGGTAGGTAATGGTGGTATTTAACATCACTCACTTGATCTCTTTTTCTGGTTTGGGGTTGACCTCAATGCTCTCTCCATAGACCACAGGGTACATGCGTGACCTCGCATCTGGACCTTGAGAGTTCAGGAGCAAGTATGGCAGCTacacaggaaaaaaacaaacagaaattaACCATCTAGCTACACCCCATTACCCAAAATTCTGATAAAATATTTGCACATTTTGCATTGAAATGCTTGATTCTGTTTGATCAATTTCATCATGTACTGTATGATGACAGCTAAACTGTATAATTGACTGCTGGCCATGGCAACTGATTTTTGAATGTAGTAGTTTCATGTATATGGTACCATTCTTACATAATTTTAATCTCAAATCAGTTTATTCATttgcatgtatttatttttaagtatcCATCATCATCACAAAATaaatccattaaaggattagttcactttcaaatgaaaatttcaccaagctttactcgccctcaagcaaTCTCTTCTTTTTGttaaacacaatcggagttatattaataaatatcctgacgcatccgagctttataatggcaatgaGCGAtatcaacgagtatgagctgaagaaagtgcttccatccacatccatccatcataaatgtgttCCACACGACTccgggggggttaataaagaccttttgaagcaaatcaatgcatttgtgtaaaaaaacaaaaaaactcatatttaacaagttatgatgTGAAATATATAGCTTCCACCAAACCGCCTTCTGTATACACTTTAAATgtaaagtgtaaactggcgttgcgtcagttaagctttttccgtaagttgaataaggaaggtgtaggacgtagagtaagctttttgaactgcgagagttttacactttcttcgtaggttgaatacggaaggcagtatggcggaagctagatattttacctCATAACTCCCGTTGAtatcgctcactgccattataaagctcggatgtgtcaggatatttattaatatatctcagattgtattcatcagaaagaagaaagtcatatacacctaggatggcttaagggtgagtgAAGTTTGGGGtagttttcatttgaaagtgatccTTTAAGGCATCAACATTCCCCACCCCTGCTTTAAGGCTATCATGTTCATGTTCTACTATCAAATAGGCTGTatctgaaatcgcatacttccctgcTATATAGTAGGCAAAAAACAGTACATGACCAAATAAGTTTCCAAATTCACAgtatgtacaggtgctggtcatataattagaatatcatcaaaaagttgatttatttcactaattccattcaaaaagtgaaacttgtatattatattcattcattacacacagactgatatatttcaaatgtttatttcttttcattttgatgattataactgacatctaaggaaaatcccaaattcagtatctcagaaaattagaatattacttaagaccaatacaaagaaaggatttttagaaatcttggccgactgaaaagtatgaacatgaaaagtatgagcatgtacagcactcaatacttagttggggctccttttgcctgaattactgcagcaatgtggcgtggcatggagtcgatcagtctgtggcagtgctcaggtgttatgagagcccaggttgctctgatagtggccttcagctcttctgcattgttgggtctggcatttcacatcttcctcttcacaaaaccccatagattttctatggggataaggtcaggcgagtttgctggccaattaagaacagggataccatggtccttaaaccaggtactggtagctttggcactgtgtgcaggtgccaagtcctgttggaaaatgaaatctgcatctccataaacttggtcagcagcaggaagcatgaagtgctctaaaacttcctggtatataCGGCTGCgatgaccttggacctcagaaaacacagtgaacCAACACCAgtagatgacatggcaccccaaaccatcactgactgtggaaactttacactggacctcaagcaacgtggattgtgtgcctctcctctcttcctccagactctgggaccctgattcccaaaggaaatgcaaaatttactttcatcagagaacataactttggaccactcagcagcagtccagtcctttttgtctttagacgcttctgacactgtctgttgttcaagagtggcttgacacaaggaatgcgacagctgaaacccatgtcttgcattagtctgtgcgtagtggttcttgatgcactgactccagctgcagtccactctttgtgaatctcctctacatttttgaatgggttttgtttcacaatcctctccagggtgcggttatccctattgcttgtacagtttttctaccacatctttttcttcccttcgcctctcaattaatgtgcttggacacagagctctgtgaacaaccagcctcttttgcaatgaccttttgtgtcttgccctccttgtgcaaggtgtcaatggtcgtcttttggacaactgataagtcagcagtcttccccatgattgtgtagcctacagaactagactgagagaccatttaaaggcctttgcaggtgtttggagttaattagctgattagagtgtggcatcaggtgtcttcaatattgaaccttttcgcaatattctaattttctgagatactgaatttgggattttccttagttgtcagttataattatcaaaattaaaagaaataaacatttgaaatatatcagtcggtgtgtaatgaatgaatataatatacaagtttcacttattgaatggaattagtgaaataaatcaactttttgatgatactctaattatatgaccagcacctgtatgtgtgtgcagatgatggacactttactatcccatgaggccacaggagaagATTTGCGAATGGAGATGATGCAACACAAATgagtaggtcacatgataatgacaacatggcgaatGTAGTATGTCCTGATTACATTCATACAACACACTTTCGTACTATACacaacatacttttttaatggtCATGAAGTAATTACTAGCATTTAGAAATATCAGTTGTGCAACAATCCTAGAATACGTATTGTACTTTGCCTATTGTTGTTttggtgtgtttgaatatgaacTGTTTGAGCAGTCAACACAGTTTGGTGAGGCTAGTTTGGGACTGTCACAGATCTGTATGGCTTTCCAACACGCAAGACTCCAGTAATCAATACAAATAGACTTTAATAAACAAGGAGAAAGAATACTCAGGAGTATAACAAAGCATACACACTATAACCAAAGACAACCAACAAACACAACTGAAAGCACAGGGCTATATATACAAGATTAGAAGAACAAAGGAAACCAAACTAGAAACAGGTACAACCAAAACATATTATAGAAACAAACGAGGACATAACCAATAACCAAGGAAACAGAAACTAAACAGAGCAGGGAAACAGGAATTCAAGGAAACAAaacagaatatcaaaataagGGTCCAAAGAACAGAACATAAACCTGACAGGGGCTGCttctgaaatcgcatacttttagctccaaccctgaaagaaaaataataataataatataaatatatatatataaaacctgccttcgtaatcctgaagacattgattagcttgtagggttggagctaaagtCTGCAAGACAGCAGAACTCCAGGACTGACGTTTCCTATCCCTGTTCTATATGGTACGactgtgtgtagtatgaatgtaatcagGACGTACCACACTCGCCATGCTGTCATTGTCctgtgacctaccagcatcagttgcgTCACTTCACCACTATTCACAAATACTCTCCAGTGGCCTTGTGGGATTGTAAAGTGTCCGTTGTATGCACGCTTCAGAATCTCGccagaagtagtaggtcatccaggtactttttgcctagtcttttatgagtactgtgaattcggacatactttattttgtcacatactg encodes:
- the rflna gene encoding refilin-A isoform X1; translated protein: MVGHLHLQAMDESLKGKNREGLLDSPDSGLPPSPSPPFYSLSPGILESRTGSCSTPTELQGYCRKENREGKLLPYLLLNSQGPDARSRMYPVVYGESIEVNPKPEKEIKFNSAVKYASDRHFRDQVYCAQVQTATSFSETVVAVQNCTWRSYKSEVHFEPRHRPLHFQSTAIVFPKHARNTYRTTLNYNSNRNAAGRRWFVSTVRLESTEDASPCIIYTEDL
- the rflna gene encoding refilin-A isoform X2, giving the protein MYPVVYGESIEVNPKPEKEIKFNSAVKYASDRHFRDQVYCAQVQTATSFSETVVAVQNCTWRSYKSEVHFEPRHRPLHFQSTAIVFPKHARNTYRTTLNYNSNRNAAGRRWFVSTVRLESTEDASPCIIYTEDL